From a single Cyclobacterium marinum DSM 745 genomic region:
- a CDS encoding alpha/beta hydrolase — MKLLKVLVIGVLLIQVNLGWSQSQGIVLNSGVEVIDSYHYSKAFSSNRNYRIFLPPNYRENTEKKYPVIYFFHGWAQRYFGSMGKGYSNYDFGDENDGDNIEKFVSENDVIVLKVDGLNQFKEEPLNLSPYNVSLVSTFRQFPEYFKELIGYIDSHYRTVPDRTHRAVSGLSMGGFMTFWLAAKLPDWVSAAGNFCGSTEFSAGLLDFPVRYAHADMYDNFKTISLRMHNGDSDRLRFYHEDMNRYLLNAVPHYQFKQYEASHVTCGMGDMFIFLKDAFESPLPLPEKWDYIDIYPYFEVWEYKVETSRNRSGYNILENVNKEGFNIAVRNFLPDGELMPSVKVQLTTAPVYKPLTSYKVTDTDVLTEQSREYSLISDARGSLQFVLNGSEHQIGIEVAPNVANLSLTAVEIEDSGWAVSGEEVSLSMKVLNKGFGEAKGIKAKITAISEGLEVLQGEGDLDKLAPLEEKLVKGVFKVKNNRMGYDIAKFKLNFSDESGQSWQEEFEVLFKDPVEEITNFVIADGKEFTIVKEAVDSASMIVGAGNGDGIANPGETIVLLVEKGGEYLRTHAYTTNDYINQGNVSIRIADPWQEYDHIGGTVKYTMPVLSGQIPEGEKIPFYVEYWTPGSISGQHIIHKGKINVTVQGEDKTTPEVQWVQVLNDELIEARIYDGTSVDKVMLTLTPNEGKSTLKHVSWDLVPTTFSIELKDDGLAGDAVKGDGVYSVRISGKPTYFYDLSFEINDSLGNQGRSVRKEPVFLKETRWK, encoded by the coding sequence ATGAAGCTACTGAAAGTATTAGTAATTGGCGTGCTCTTGATCCAAGTCAATCTCGGATGGTCTCAAAGTCAGGGGATAGTGCTAAATTCCGGAGTAGAAGTTATCGATAGTTATCACTATAGCAAAGCATTTTCTAGCAATAGAAACTATCGCATATTTTTACCTCCAAATTACCGCGAAAACACAGAAAAAAAATATCCTGTGATCTATTTTTTTCATGGATGGGCTCAGCGGTATTTTGGTTCAATGGGCAAAGGCTATTCAAATTATGATTTTGGAGATGAGAACGATGGAGACAATATTGAAAAATTTGTTTCTGAAAATGATGTCATTGTTCTAAAGGTGGATGGGTTGAACCAGTTCAAGGAAGAACCTCTCAATTTAAGCCCCTACAATGTAAGTCTTGTCTCTACCTTTCGTCAATTTCCTGAATACTTCAAGGAGCTTATTGGTTACATTGACAGTCATTACCGAACAGTTCCTGACCGTACCCATAGGGCAGTATCAGGGCTCTCGATGGGAGGATTTATGACTTTTTGGCTGGCAGCAAAATTACCGGATTGGGTAAGTGCTGCAGGGAATTTTTGTGGGTCAACAGAATTCTCTGCAGGCCTTCTGGATTTTCCGGTGAGGTATGCGCATGCTGATATGTACGATAATTTTAAAACAATCAGTTTACGAATGCACAATGGGGATAGTGATCGTTTGCGGTTTTACCATGAAGACATGAACCGTTACCTATTGAATGCAGTGCCACATTATCAATTCAAGCAGTATGAAGCTTCTCATGTAACTTGTGGCATGGGGGACATGTTTATTTTTCTTAAAGATGCATTTGAATCCCCTCTTCCATTGCCTGAAAAGTGGGATTATATTGACATTTATCCCTATTTCGAGGTATGGGAATACAAAGTGGAGACTAGTAGAAACCGTTCAGGTTATAACATTTTGGAAAATGTTAATAAGGAAGGCTTCAACATAGCTGTTCGAAACTTTCTACCGGATGGTGAATTGATGCCAAGTGTAAAGGTTCAGCTTACCACCGCTCCAGTTTATAAACCCCTAACAAGCTATAAAGTGACCGATACAGATGTCTTGACAGAGCAAAGTCGGGAATACTCCTTAATTAGTGATGCTAGGGGAAGCCTTCAGTTTGTACTCAATGGAAGTGAACATCAAATTGGAATTGAAGTGGCCCCAAATGTAGCAAACCTCTCATTGACAGCAGTGGAAATTGAGGACTCAGGCTGGGCTGTAAGTGGGGAAGAAGTATCACTTTCGATGAAAGTATTGAACAAAGGATTCGGGGAGGCAAAGGGTATTAAAGCTAAAATTACTGCAATTAGTGAGGGGCTAGAAGTGCTTCAAGGAGAAGGAGATTTGGATAAACTAGCACCGTTGGAGGAGAAATTGGTAAAGGGTGTTTTTAAGGTGAAAAACAATCGAATGGGTTATGATATTGCCAAATTTAAATTAAACTTTTCTGATGAGTCCGGGCAATCATGGCAGGAGGAATTTGAGGTTTTATTCAAAGACCCTGTGGAGGAAATTACAAATTTTGTAATCGCAGATGGAAAGGAATTTACTATAGTAAAAGAAGCTGTGGATTCTGCGAGTATGATTGTTGGTGCCGGTAATGGGGATGGAATCGCTAATCCCGGTGAAACCATAGTACTCTTGGTGGAAAAAGGAGGTGAATATTTGCGTACACATGCTTATACTACCAATGATTATATCAACCAAGGAAATGTAAGTATTCGAATTGCCGATCCCTGGCAGGAATATGACCATATAGGAGGCACCGTAAAATATACCATGCCGGTATTGAGCGGTCAAATTCCTGAAGGTGAGAAAATTCCTTTTTATGTCGAATATTGGACGCCGGGGTCAATAAGTGGGCAACATATTATTCACAAAGGTAAAATTAATGTAACTGTGCAAGGTGAAGACAAGACGACTCCAGAGGTGCAATGGGTGCAAGTTTTGAACGATGAGCTGATAGAGGCAAGAATTTATGATGGTACTTCAGTGGATAAAGTCATGCTTACATTAACTCCTAATGAAGGAAAATCAACCTTGAAACATGTAAGCTGGGATTTGGTACCGACTACTTTTTCCATTGAATTAAAGGATGATGGATTGGCAGGAGATGCTGTAAAAGGAGATGGGGTCTATAGTGTTAGGATTTCCGGTAAGCCAACCTATTTCTATGATTTATCCTTTGAAATAAATGACTCCTTAGGAAATCAAGGGAGGTCTGTTCGTAAAGAGCCTGTTTTCTTAAAAGAAACGCGTTGGAAGTAG
- a CDS encoding sulfatase family protein, producing MKKSIVLLALCMLNTVLLAQSEKPNILIIITDQQNAKMMSAAGNKWLDTPNMDKLANKGLRFEKAYVTNPVCSPSRFSLFTGEYPSAIDMRHNASKLDMAAIQKIIPNAMGHTFTKAGYETFYGGKSHLPGGKKEVITYGFETFISKDERDELAAESVALLSNRDSDKPFLLALNFINPHDICYEAIRQFPPSNRPPAEVPVPLLEAIAIPDSISENDFMEKYVPPLPANFEPTSDEPSAIYDLKELHSFTIDAREHWTEKDWRMHRYAYHRLTERVDVQIGMVLDALEASPFADNTIVIFTSDHGEMSGSHRLEHKTVFYEESANVPLVVWYNGMENEQSVDSHNIISTGLDLYPTLCDLAGVSMPDYLPGISFAPLLKNQKTNYNPRKYLFMENELGFMIRGDHFKYTLYDNGDEMLIDLKQDPGEMVNLSQNTAYRERKAELKALLQVHIEQANR from the coding sequence ATGAAAAAAAGTATTGTATTGTTAGCGCTATGTATGCTCAACACTGTTTTACTGGCGCAAAGTGAAAAACCCAATATCCTGATTATCATAACGGATCAGCAAAATGCCAAAATGATGAGTGCCGCGGGCAATAAATGGCTAGATACTCCAAATATGGATAAATTGGCCAATAAAGGCTTAAGATTTGAAAAAGCCTATGTTACCAATCCGGTTTGTTCTCCTTCTCGATTTAGTCTATTTACCGGAGAATATCCTTCTGCAATAGATATGCGACACAATGCAAGCAAACTAGATATGGCGGCAATTCAGAAAATAATTCCCAATGCCATGGGCCATACCTTTACTAAAGCGGGGTATGAGACTTTTTATGGTGGAAAATCCCATCTTCCCGGGGGCAAAAAGGAGGTTATAACCTATGGTTTTGAAACGTTTATTTCAAAAGACGAAAGAGATGAGTTGGCTGCTGAAAGTGTTGCATTGTTATCGAACAGGGATTCAGATAAACCTTTTTTGCTTGCCTTAAACTTTATCAATCCACATGACATCTGTTATGAGGCCATTCGACAGTTTCCACCGAGTAACAGACCTCCGGCAGAGGTACCTGTTCCTTTATTGGAAGCAATTGCCATTCCTGATTCGATTAGTGAAAATGATTTTATGGAAAAATATGTACCTCCTCTTCCTGCCAATTTTGAACCGACATCTGACGAACCAAGTGCGATTTATGATTTGAAGGAATTGCATTCCTTTACAATAGATGCAAGGGAACACTGGACCGAAAAGGACTGGCGGATGCACAGGTATGCCTATCATAGGCTGACAGAGAGGGTGGATGTTCAAATAGGGATGGTCCTGGATGCTTTGGAAGCTTCGCCTTTTGCAGACAATACCATCGTAATATTTACTTCAGATCATGGGGAAATGAGTGGTTCTCACAGGCTGGAGCACAAAACAGTCTTTTATGAGGAGTCGGCAAATGTTCCGTTGGTGGTATGGTACAATGGTATGGAGAATGAGCAGTCTGTAGATAGCCATAATATTATTTCTACAGGTTTAGATCTTTATCCCACTTTATGCGATTTAGCTGGTGTTTCTATGCCTGATTACCTACCGGGAATATCATTTGCACCACTTTTAAAAAATCAAAAAACAAATTATAATCCTCGCAAATATTTGTTTATGGAGAACGAATTGGGTTTTATGATAAGAGGAGATCATTTTAAGTATACACTTTATGACAATGGTGATGAAATGTTGATTGATCTTAAACAAGATCCCGGTGAAATGGTTAATTTAAGCCAAAATACTGCCTATAGGGAAAGGAAAGCGGAATTAAAAGCCCTACTTCAAGTGCATATTGAACAGGCAAATCGCTAG
- a CDS encoding rhamnogalacturonan acetylesterase, translating into MQIKKKNEYPGIYSRVTHLKFRFHFIHFCILLLVFMAGCAQREVQVFCIGDSTMSHYDLKEMEERYGGADFPRRGWGMLLSSFLNDKATVKNLAVSGRSSKSFRAEGYWDKVTEQIREGDFVIIQFGHNDEKSEDPKRYTEPFGTFKENLIEYAKEAEALGAHALIATPIARRRFDEGSKLVDTHGDYVKASREAAHEAGVPLIDLNKLTMDYLSNLGVEDSKALFLHIEPGEFEKLPEGMEDNTHLSKKGACAVSEMFSEGLDQSKSPLKHYLLDQRPDCKISL; encoded by the coding sequence ATGCAAATAAAGAAAAAAAATGAGTATCCGGGGATTTATTCCCGGGTTACTCATTTAAAGTTTCGTTTTCATTTTATACACTTTTGCATCTTACTTCTGGTTTTCATGGCCGGTTGTGCTCAAAGAGAGGTCCAAGTTTTTTGTATTGGAGACTCTACTATGAGCCATTATGACTTAAAGGAAATGGAGGAGAGATATGGTGGTGCCGATTTTCCAAGAAGAGGTTGGGGCATGTTGCTGTCTTCATTTTTGAATGATAAGGCTACAGTAAAAAATCTTGCCGTAAGCGGCAGAAGTTCTAAAAGTTTTAGGGCTGAAGGCTATTGGGATAAGGTGACAGAACAAATACGGGAAGGTGATTTTGTGATTATCCAATTTGGACATAATGATGAAAAATCTGAAGATCCCAAAAGGTATACAGAGCCTTTTGGAACATTTAAGGAAAACCTAATTGAGTATGCAAAAGAAGCCGAAGCGCTTGGGGCACATGCCTTAATCGCAACACCTATTGCTCGCCGGAGGTTTGATGAAGGAAGTAAACTGGTAGATACACATGGAGATTATGTGAAAGCTTCGAGAGAGGCTGCACATGAAGCAGGTGTTCCTTTGATTGATTTAAACAAATTAACAATGGATTACTTGAGCAATCTAGGAGTTGAAGACTCTAAAGCCCTTTTCTTACATATCGAACCCGGCGAATTTGAAAAATTACCAGAAGGGATGGAAGACAATACACATTTGAGTAAAAAGGGGGCGTGTGCTGTATCTGAGATGTTTTCCGAAGGACTTGACCAATCAAAAAGCCCTTTAAAACACTACCTTTTAGACCAAAGACCTGATTGCAAGATTTCACTTTAA
- a CDS encoding SDR family oxidoreductase translates to MKLENKVIIVTGSSKGIGKEIALLLAENGAKVIVNSSSSMPEANSVVETIIKKGGQAMAIKADVSKREEVTQLFDQTITAFRKVDVLVNNAGVMISKTIKDNTQEDFSKQFDINVRGVFNTLQEAESKLSDNGNIINLSSSTVKMMFPTYALYSGTKAAVEQMTRVFSKEIGRGISVNAIAPGPTETELFLKGKTTEFIEKLSSMNAFNRLATPNDIAKVVLFLASEDSKWISGQVIGANGAMV, encoded by the coding sequence ATGAAACTCGAAAACAAAGTAATTATTGTAACCGGCTCTTCGAAAGGAATAGGAAAAGAAATTGCGCTTCTTTTAGCAGAAAATGGTGCCAAAGTAATAGTTAATTCTTCTAGCAGTATGCCTGAAGCAAATTCAGTTGTAGAGACAATTATTAAAAAGGGAGGCCAGGCCATGGCCATCAAAGCAGATGTAAGTAAAAGGGAAGAAGTGACACAGCTTTTTGATCAAACAATTACCGCTTTTAGAAAAGTAGATGTTTTAGTAAACAATGCCGGTGTTATGATTTCCAAAACAATAAAAGACAATACACAGGAGGACTTTAGCAAGCAGTTTGATATCAACGTAAGAGGAGTTTTCAATACTTTGCAAGAAGCGGAAAGTAAACTTTCAGACAATGGAAACATCATCAACCTATCCTCAAGCACAGTAAAAATGATGTTCCCTACCTATGCTTTGTATTCAGGAACTAAAGCTGCGGTCGAACAGATGACAAGGGTTTTTTCCAAAGAAATCGGCCGAGGAATTTCCGTAAACGCTATAGCTCCCGGGCCGACAGAAACAGAACTTTTTTTAAAAGGAAAAACTACTGAATTTATAGAGAAATTAAGCTCCATGAATGCCTTCAATCGATTGGCCACACCAAATGATATCGCTAAAGTTGTTTTGTTTTTAGCAAGTGAGGACTCTAAATGGATTTCAGGTCAAGTCATTGGAGCAAATGGTGCAATGGTTTAA
- a CDS encoding RagB/SusD family nutrient uptake outer membrane protein, whose protein sequence is MKNTIKIFFILTLFSGWSCTDFLDRPPLDQIGIDDYWKSSVDLRNYTARFYESLPYHENNLSTAGREAAATNVTYRTANPILNGETTLSTGSWQSGFAPVRSVNIFLDNYDKCEDPYSSWKQYLGEAQFFKAWIYFDLVQTYGDVPWYTHALTPEDEAELTKPRDSRIVVVDSILSLLDKAIINLEKRDEAPWGNNSINKEAALAFKSRVALFEGTWQKYHSEDEFGTAGADPDKYFQACVDAGNELINGDYNVGIYSTGNPDQDYYDLFKTGDMGDVSEVLLYRAYNVGEFIGHNQNYYNTTTPSELGATWEYVSSHLGNDGQLIDYLSIAQDVKGNDFLEMLASDVDLRLRQSIWIPGDVQHYPSDVVFDFPPIFAGSRENNPTGFQVKKYTNPYQELGYANANDAGRIIFRYGEVLLNYAEALEELNGTVAYDQLNQLRARVDMPEFEVLSQDADPNKVDYGYEISDALYEIRRERKVELAFEVLREQDWKRWAAHELFINKRPKGYPFSSMEFPDESPVVDENGLLDPLQIELTNGYNFLPGRNYLESVPQTELTLNPNLSQNPGW, encoded by the coding sequence ATGAAAAACACTATAAAAATATTCTTTATATTGACACTTTTTTCAGGTTGGTCTTGTACAGATTTTCTAGACAGGCCCCCTTTGGACCAAATTGGTATAGACGATTATTGGAAATCATCCGTTGACCTAAGAAATTATACGGCAAGATTTTATGAAAGCTTACCTTATCACGAAAATAACCTCTCTACAGCAGGACGTGAAGCAGCAGCTACCAACGTTACATACAGGACGGCAAATCCCATTTTAAATGGAGAAACAACCTTATCTACAGGGTCTTGGCAGAGTGGTTTTGCTCCAGTGAGGAGTGTCAACATCTTTTTGGACAATTATGATAAGTGCGAAGATCCATACAGTTCTTGGAAACAATACTTAGGGGAAGCACAATTCTTTAAAGCCTGGATTTATTTTGATTTGGTTCAAACTTATGGTGATGTGCCTTGGTATACACATGCGCTAACTCCAGAAGATGAAGCAGAATTAACTAAACCAAGAGACTCTCGAATTGTAGTTGTAGATTCTATTTTGTCGCTATTAGATAAAGCAATTATTAATCTTGAAAAAAGAGATGAAGCTCCTTGGGGAAATAATTCAATCAATAAGGAGGCTGCATTGGCATTTAAAAGTCGAGTTGCACTGTTTGAAGGAACTTGGCAGAAATACCATAGCGAAGATGAGTTTGGTACTGCTGGTGCTGATCCTGATAAGTACTTTCAGGCTTGTGTGGATGCAGGAAATGAATTGATCAATGGGGACTATAATGTAGGTATCTACTCTACAGGAAATCCTGATCAAGATTATTATGACCTGTTTAAAACGGGAGATATGGGAGATGTTAGTGAAGTGTTGTTATACCGAGCATATAATGTAGGTGAATTTATTGGGCACAATCAAAATTATTACAATACCACAACCCCTTCAGAACTTGGTGCCACTTGGGAGTATGTAAGTTCACATTTAGGAAATGATGGACAGCTTATTGATTACCTATCAATTGCTCAAGATGTCAAAGGGAATGATTTCCTAGAAATGCTAGCCAGTGATGTTGATTTGAGGTTGCGGCAGAGTATTTGGATTCCCGGAGATGTTCAGCATTATCCATCGGATGTAGTATTTGATTTCCCTCCGATATTTGCAGGAAGTAGGGAGAATAATCCTACAGGATTTCAAGTGAAAAAATACACCAACCCTTACCAGGAATTGGGTTATGCCAATGCAAATGATGCCGGAAGGATTATTTTCAGGTATGGCGAAGTATTGCTGAATTACGCTGAAGCATTGGAAGAATTGAATGGTACAGTTGCCTATGATCAGCTGAACCAACTCCGGGCAAGAGTAGATATGCCTGAGTTTGAAGTGTTGTCTCAGGATGCTGACCCCAACAAAGTGGATTATGGATACGAAATCTCAGATGCTCTTTATGAAATAAGAAGAGAGAGAAAGGTGGAGTTGGCCTTTGAAGTATTGAGAGAGCAGGATTGGAAACGATGGGCAGCCCATGAGTTGTTTATCAATAAACGTCCTAAAGGCTATCCTTTCAGCAGTATGGAGTTTCCGGATGAATCTCCTGTAGTTGATGAAAATGGTTTGTTAGATCCTTTGCAAATTGAATTGACAAACGGTTATAATTTTTTACCGGGACGCAACTATCTAGAGAGTGTTCCACAGACAGAGCTGACCTTAAATCCGAATTTATCTCAGAATCCGGGTTGGTAA
- a CDS encoding DUF6503 family protein — translation MKLKLQSLLILSLLFFSCKEQEHSEKKTSFENKGHELVYEMVQKVGNYSKLAEKKDVVYTYKYQTPDGKTDLSTEKYIFDGELSYGAYEQHERTLPQYEGLIEQGYDGKAYWLRHKGNYIQDAASLQRVTFNRPTNFYWFTMFQKLLDPGLTYEYLGEKNIEDKNYEVVKISFDSYNEKPTDIYQIYINKDTKLVDQFLFTVAEVGVVDQPLLMKLEYEEIEGLLIPTQRIYKGSNWEAEVTNAPWIKVNWSNIQFNNGLSRSIFEK, via the coding sequence ATGAAATTAAAATTACAATCGCTATTGATATTGAGTTTACTTTTCTTCTCATGTAAAGAACAGGAACACTCAGAGAAAAAAACTTCCTTTGAAAACAAAGGCCATGAGTTAGTTTATGAGATGGTTCAAAAAGTTGGGAATTATTCAAAATTGGCTGAAAAAAAAGATGTTGTCTATACCTATAAATACCAAACGCCGGATGGAAAAACAGATTTATCTACAGAAAAATATATTTTTGATGGTGAACTCTCCTATGGGGCATATGAACAACATGAAAGAACACTTCCACAGTATGAAGGGCTTATAGAACAAGGATATGATGGCAAAGCCTATTGGCTAAGGCATAAAGGAAATTACATCCAAGACGCTGCTTCCCTACAACGGGTGACTTTTAACAGGCCAACCAATTTTTATTGGTTTACCATGTTCCAAAAATTACTTGATCCAGGATTAACCTATGAATATTTGGGTGAAAAAAACATTGAAGACAAGAACTACGAAGTAGTGAAAATTTCATTTGATTCTTACAATGAAAAGCCAACGGATATTTATCAGATTTACATCAATAAGGATACGAAATTGGTAGACCAGTTTCTTTTTACTGTCGCAGAAGTAGGGGTAGTAGACCAACCACTGCTCATGAAACTGGAATATGAAGAAATAGAAGGATTATTAATTCCAACTCAAAGAATTTACAAAGGATCAAATTGGGAAGCAGAGGTCACAAATGCCCCATGGATTAAGGTAAATTGGTCCAACATCCAATTTAATAATGGCTTAAGTAGATCAATTTTTGAGAAATAG
- a CDS encoding YoaK family protein, with amino-acid sequence MFRHQGKSRTFKHNLQIATFLSFVAGIVNVTGFLSIKQLTTNVTGHFALFINDLSNLEFWKGTIYFLYIFAFLLGSFTSSFLIENFRENKKLNVFVLPTIIECIILLSIALISNFIEISQPDIIACLLLFAMGLQNSFVTKISNTVVRTTHLTGLFTDLGIELSQLFFQKSYPNRKKIKRTILLRVAIILFFFAGGLLGGFLYSKIDLKLNTLIIGALILLVGLFYDDFKYRLIMTTRKYQQRKIKRLAA; translated from the coding sequence ATGTTTAGGCACCAAGGCAAGAGCAGAACCTTCAAACACAATTTACAAATTGCTACTTTTTTATCATTTGTAGCCGGCATTGTCAATGTAACCGGTTTTTTATCAATTAAGCAATTGACTACCAATGTCACGGGGCATTTTGCATTATTCATTAATGACCTTTCAAATCTTGAATTTTGGAAGGGGACGATCTATTTCCTTTACATTTTCGCTTTTCTATTGGGCTCTTTTACCTCAAGTTTTTTAATTGAGAACTTTCGAGAAAACAAAAAATTGAATGTCTTTGTTTTGCCGACAATAATTGAGTGCATTATCCTATTATCCATTGCCTTAATAAGTAACTTTATAGAAATAAGCCAACCGGATATAATTGCATGTTTGTTACTTTTTGCAATGGGGTTACAGAATTCTTTTGTCACCAAAATTTCTAATACTGTAGTTAGAACTACACATCTCACAGGTTTATTCACAGATCTGGGCATAGAGTTGTCTCAACTTTTTTTCCAAAAATCATACCCCAATAGAAAAAAAATAAAGAGGACAATCCTCCTAAGGGTGGCCATTATCTTGTTCTTTTTCGCAGGGGGGCTACTAGGAGGTTTTCTGTATTCCAAAATTGATCTTAAATTAAATACCTTAATAATTGGAGCTTTAATTTTATTAGTCGGCCTCTTTTATGATGATTTTAAGTATAGACTGATTATGACTACAAGAAAATACCAGCAAAGAAAAATTAAGCGCCTGGCTGCTTAA
- a CDS encoding TetR/AcrR family transcriptional regulator gives MLQELKSERTKKLILDKAYELFYEEGFKSSSIDRIVKASHLTKGAFYHHFKSKKELGLKVIELKIQERIHQGMIVPLSNPGEALDLLRDTFFHRIKLFSLYDKKHGCPFNNLINEIGNQELAYRLALKKVLDEWKQAIIRIIERGKKEKTIKKSVSSHAVAIYLISAFEGVRGIRKLYDNDSVLTEYLLGLSFYLDHLGTN, from the coding sequence ATGCTACAGGAATTAAAATCCGAACGAACCAAAAAACTGATTTTGGATAAAGCCTATGAACTGTTTTATGAAGAAGGGTTTAAATCTAGCAGTATCGATAGGATAGTAAAGGCATCCCATCTTACCAAAGGAGCATTTTACCATCATTTTAAAAGTAAAAAAGAATTAGGTCTAAAGGTTATTGAATTGAAAATTCAGGAAAGGATTCACCAAGGGATGATTGTTCCACTAAGCAATCCCGGTGAAGCTTTGGATTTATTGAGGGACACCTTTTTCCATCGAATAAAATTATTCTCTCTATATGATAAAAAACATGGCTGCCCTTTCAATAATTTAATTAATGAAATTGGAAATCAAGAGCTGGCTTATCGGCTGGCGTTAAAAAAGGTATTGGATGAATGGAAACAAGCCATCATCCGTATAATTGAGAGAGGGAAAAAGGAAAAAACTATAAAAAAAAGTGTATCAAGTCATGCAGTTGCCATCTATTTAATAAGCGCCTTTGAAGGAGTTCGTGGCATTAGAAAACTATATGACAATGACAGTGTCCTGACGGAGTATCTATTGGGACTCTCCTTCTATTTAGACCATTTAGGAACTAATTAG
- a CDS encoding neutral/alkaline non-lysosomal ceramidase N-terminal domain-containing protein, with protein sequence MEEIKKIVGGLLLVSMLFFAQNNESLGQQFKAGASITDITPHLGHPIVGNYNSPPATYIHDPLSVRTLVLDDGAKELVFVIVDNVHINREVFDAAKAILDRDLNIPAKDVMMASTHTHSGISLNGGGLKTISPEVGVALDEYQTFAVKRMVDGVKIARENKTLAKIAFGSVDVPEHVFNRRWIMKDSVMNPLGQLEIAKMNPGHSNDLLRPAGPVDPEVAFIAVESQEGTPIALLANYSLHYVGGVPKGHISADYFAAFGNIMGELLGADANTPAFVGIMTNGTSGDVNNNDYSRPRPTEAVPPYEKIQYVANDVANKVHHKYKELDFQSEVKLGSALSEMTLTVRRASPEILKNVALVRDYNGSEPLFHKLEKTYAKRVFNMESSYPDSVQIVLQSFAINDIGIASIPFEVFAQIGLDIKEQSPFKNTFTIELANGSYGYLPTPAQHQLGGYESWLTTNRVQKDASDKITSELIKHLNQLK encoded by the coding sequence ATGGAAGAAATAAAAAAAATTGTGGGTGGATTGCTTCTAGTAAGCATGCTGTTTTTTGCCCAAAATAATGAGTCTTTGGGCCAACAATTTAAAGCCGGAGCTTCAATTACTGATATTACCCCTCACCTGGGACATCCTATTGTGGGCAATTACAACTCTCCTCCTGCAACATACATTCATGATCCGCTAAGTGTAAGGACCCTTGTGCTTGATGATGGCGCAAAGGAATTGGTATTTGTGATTGTAGATAATGTTCATATTAATCGGGAGGTTTTTGATGCTGCCAAAGCAATACTAGACCGAGATTTAAATATTCCGGCAAAAGATGTAATGATGGCTTCTACACATACCCATTCAGGGATAAGCCTTAATGGGGGAGGGTTAAAAACAATCTCTCCTGAGGTAGGAGTAGCTCTTGATGAATACCAGACTTTTGCGGTCAAAAGAATGGTAGATGGAGTAAAAATTGCAAGAGAAAATAAAACGTTAGCTAAAATTGCATTTGGAAGTGTAGATGTTCCGGAGCATGTATTTAACAGAAGGTGGATCATGAAGGATTCAGTAATGAACCCTTTGGGACAGTTGGAGATTGCTAAAATGAATCCCGGACACAGCAATGACTTACTTAGGCCGGCCGGTCCGGTAGATCCTGAGGTCGCGTTCATTGCAGTAGAATCTCAGGAGGGTACCCCCATAGCTTTGTTGGCCAACTACTCATTACATTATGTAGGTGGCGTTCCTAAAGGGCATATTTCAGCTGATTATTTTGCTGCTTTTGGCAACATCATGGGTGAACTATTGGGGGCTGACGCCAATACCCCGGCTTTTGTGGGGATCATGACCAACGGTACTTCTGGAGATGTTAACAACAATGATTATTCAAGGCCAAGGCCTACTGAAGCAGTTCCTCCCTATGAAAAAATCCAGTATGTGGCCAACGATGTAGCCAATAAAGTCCATCATAAATACAAGGAGTTGGATTTTCAGTCAGAGGTTAAATTAGGGTCTGCACTTTCAGAAATGACACTAACTGTGAGAAGGGCTTCTCCCGAAATACTTAAAAATGTAGCCCTGGTTAGGGACTATAATGGTTCAGAACCTTTGTTTCATAAATTGGAAAAGACTTATGCAAAACGGGTCTTTAATATGGAATCATCCTACCCTGATTCTGTCCAGATAGTTTTGCAATCTTTTGCCATCAATGATATAGGAATTGCTTCCATCCCCTTTGAAGTTTTTGCCCAAATAGGATTGGATATCAAGGAGCAAAGTCCTTTTAAAAATACTTTCACCATAGAATTAGCCAATGGATCCTATGGTTATCTGCCAACTCCTGCTCAGCATCAACTAGGAGGCTATGAGTCATGGTTGACAACAAACAGGGTGCAAAAGGATGCCTCAGATAAAATTACAAGCGAATTAATCAAACACTTGAACCAATTAAAGTAA